In Primulina huaijiensis isolate GDHJ02 chromosome 6, ASM1229523v2, whole genome shotgun sequence, a single window of DNA contains:
- the LOC140979212 gene encoding AP2/ERF and B3 domain-containing transcription factor At1g51120-like produces MEEETLNMLSRENLNKNEESSDSNCSIYMSHPCKRSRVERFKGVVPQQNGHWGAQIYANHHRIWLGTFQSEIDAAMAYDTAAIRLRSGDSHRNFPWTGLSVQEPKFQSHFTTDAVFNMIRDGSYPSKFAEFLRNQKGELELGLNLSSVHGDGQFSCTLLFEKELTPSDVGKLNRLVIPKRYAVKHFPNVPDLSEVQLEFYDRQMRLWKFRYCYWKSSQSFVFTRGWNRFVKEKCLTANDTISFYMYECCGGRNFGRSFLVIDKANKGSSRIEDTTKEKTFHGMMASTPRRNIEGIRLFGVQID; encoded by the exons ATGGAAGAAGAGACGTTGAACATGCTTTCACGAGAAAACTTGAACAAGAATGAAGAATCTTCAGATTCTAATTGTAGCATCTACATGTCTCATCCATGTAAGCGCTCTCGAGTCGAAAGATTCAAGGGTGTTGTGCCACAGCAAAATGGACACTGGGGAGCCCAAATATACGCAAATCATCACCGAATATGGCTTGGTACGTTTCAATCCGAGATAGATGCTGCTATGGCCTATGACACTGCAGCAATCAGACTTAGGAGCGGGGATTCTCACAGAAATTTCCCATGGACTGGATTAAGTGTTCAAGAACCAAAGTTCCAAAGCCATTTTACCACGGATGCAGTTTTTAACATGATAAGGGATGGATCATATCCATCAAAATTTGCTGAATTTCTAAGGAATCAAAAGGGTGAATTAGAATTAGGCCTTAATTTATCATCTGTTCATGGAGATGGACAATTTTCATGCACCCTGCTTTTTGAGAAGGAACTAACACCAAGTGATGTTGGCAAGCTCAATAGGCTTGTTATCCCTAAAAGGTACGCGGTTAAGCATTTTCCTAATGTCCCCGATCTTAGTGAAG TTCAGCTTGAGTTTTATGATAGGCAAATGAGATTGTGGAAATTTCGGTACTGTTATTGGAAAAGTAGCCAGAGTTTTGTCTTCACAAGAGGTTGGAACAGGTTCGTCAAGGAGAAGTGCCTGACAGCAAACGACACGATTTCTTTCTACATGTATGAGTGCTGTGGTGGACGTAATTTTGGGCGGTCTTTTTTAGTGATTGACAAAGCAAACAAGGGGAGTTCAAGAATTGAAGACACTACCAAAGAAAAGACATTTCATGGAATGATGGCTTCTACTCCTCGAAGAAACATAGAAGGTATTAGGCTTTTTGGGGTTCAAATTGATTAA